The genomic interval CGTGGAGGTGGACGACGAACTGGAGGAGCTGGCGCAGTCCTACTTCGATCGCAGCCCCCACGGAAAGAAAATCCGGCTGCATATCGGCTCGGCGCTCGACGTCGCCCCGGCGCTGGGCGGCGTGTTCGACTTGGTGTTCATCGACGGCGACAAACGCGAGTACCCCGACTACTACCGCATGCTGCTGGGCGACCGGGACGGCCGGCCGCTGGTCCGCAGCGGCTCGGTGCTCATCGCCGACAACATCCTCTGGTCGGGCAAGGTCGTGGAGCCCGTCGCACGCCGGGACCGCCACACGCAGGCCGTCGTGGAGTTCAACCGGATGGTGGCCGAGGATCCGCGCGTGGAGAACGTCATTGTCCCGCTGCGCGACGGACTGAATCTGATAAGGGTCAAATAATCATGGAAATCAAAGAACTGCAAGAGCGCGTGGACGCCTGGATCAGGGAGTACGGCGTGCGCTACTTTTCGGAACTGACCAACATGGCCGTCCTCACCGAGGAGGTGGGGGAGTTGGCGCGCGTCATGGCCCGCCGCTACGGCGACCAGTCCTTCAAGGCGGGCGAGCGGGACAATCTGGCCGATGAAATGGCAGACGTACTGTGGGTGCTGGTCTGTCTGGCCAACCAGACGGGCGTGGACCTCACGGCCGCCGTAGAGGCCAACTTCGCCAAGAAGACCGCCCGCGACCGGGAGCGGCACAAAGAGAACGAAAAGCTGAAATAGCCCCCGAGGGCATCCCCGGCCGTGCAGAAACACCCTCTCGGAAACGACAAAAAGTCCCGGCTCTCACGAGCCGGGACACGATAACGGCAGGGTAGCGCTCCTACTCCAGCCTGAGGTCTTTCCTGATGCCCTCGATCTTGGCGTCGAGCGCGGCGAGCGTCCGCTCGTAATCGGCCACCGACGCCAGCGGAGCCTTCACGCCGAAATAGAACTTGATCTTGGGCTCCGTGCCCGAAGGACGCACCGAGACGGTCGTGCCGTCCTCGGTGAACCATTGCAGCACGTTGCTCGAATCCTGCTCGATGGGAGTTTTGGCCCCGGTCCGCACGTCGGTCTGCTCGAGCGACTGGAAGTCGTTGATCTTCACCACGGGCGATCCGACGATCGTCTTGGGCGGATCGGCACGGAAATCCGCCATCATTTTCTGGATCTGCTCGGCGCCCTCCTTGCCCTTGCGGACCACCGAAACCAGTCCCTCGCGGTAG from Alistipes dispar carries:
- a CDS encoding O-methyltransferase, whose translation is MDALERYIHDLSAPEEPLLHELDRETNLRAVAPRMLSGHIQGRLLEMLVRMAQPQRVLEIGTFTGYSALSMAAGLEEGAELHTVEVDDELEELAQSYFDRSPHGKKIRLHIGSALDVAPALGGVFDLVFIDGDKREYPDYYRMLLGDRDGRPLVRSGSVLIADNILWSGKVVEPVARRDRHTQAVVEFNRMVAEDPRVENVIVPLRDGLNLIRVK
- a CDS encoding nucleotide pyrophosphohydrolase, with protein sequence MEIKELQERVDAWIREYGVRYFSELTNMAVLTEEVGELARVMARRYGDQSFKAGERDNLADEMADVLWVLVCLANQTGVDLTAAVEANFAKKTARDRERHKENEKLK